The Candidatus Neomarinimicrobiota bacterium genome includes the window GACCAGGTCGGACAACATCCAGCCGGCGGCGATTTCATTGATGACCGATAAGTTACAGAACGCCGGTGAGCGCATTTTCACCCTGAAGGGCTTTGATGAGCCGTCACTGATGATATAATAGCCCAATTCACCCCGGGGATTCTCCCCCCGGAAATATATCTCTCCCGTTGGCGGGCGGATCTTCCTAGGAATGGCGGCACGTACGTCCCCTTCCGCGGGTATCTGGGCCAGGGCCTGGCGGACAATCTTCACACACTCCCGCATTTCCTGCACTCGCACGAAGTAACGGTCCCAGCTGTCCCCGACGGTGCCCATGGTCCCCTGGCCGGTGATGACGTCGAAATCGAAGTGATCGTAGATCGAGTAGGGCTCGTTCCGCCGTAAATCCCATTTGACCCCGGAGCCCCTCAGCATAGGGCCGGTGCAGCCGTAGCTGATCGCCACATCGGGGGGCAATACCCCCACATCGGCGGCCCGCTCAATGAAAATCTTGTTATAGGTCAGGATACGGTCGTACTCGGTGATCTTCGGTTCGAAGTAGTCCAGAAAGTCAGTAGCGTACTCGGCGAAGTTGGGGGGCAGGTCGTGCGAAACGCCGCCGATCCAGATATAGTTGTAGAGCAGGCGCGCGCCGCAGGTGTATTCGAACAGGTCCAGAATCCGTTCCCGGTCACGGAACATGTAGGTGAACGGTGTGACGCCGCCCACATCCAGGCCGAAAGACCCCAGCGCCAGCAGGTGACTCGCAATGCGCTGCAGCTCGGCCATAACAACCCGGATATACTCCACTTTCTCCGGAACCTCGATCCCCATGAGCTTTTCCACGGCCATGGCATAGACGTGATTGTTGTTCATGGATGCCAGGTAGTCACAGCGGTCGGTGAAGGGGATAACCTGCTCGTAGGTCAGATTTTCGCAGTGCTTTTCGAAACAGCGGTGGAGGTAGCCGATATGGGGTTCAATATGACTGACGATCTCGCCATCGGTCCGAATCTTCAGGCGCAATACCCCGTGGGTGCTGGGGTGCTGGGGCCCCATATTGAGGACCATTTCTTCCGCTTCCACTACCCCGAAGTTCTTGCGCCGGGCTTCGGAGACGGTCATTCCCAGCCCCGCTTGTCCTTAGGGACGGGAATCCCGCGATAGTAATCCGGCGTGGTGTAGTCTTTCCTCAAAGGATGTCCTTCCCAATCTTCTGGCAGGAGCATCCGGCGGGGATCCGGGTGTCCCTCGAAGATGACGCCGAACATATCGTAGGCTTCCCGTTCATGCCAATCGGCTGTGCGCCAGATGTGAGCCACCGAAGGGATGGTGCCACCCTCACGGGGTACCTCAATGCGGACTTCAAGCTGGTGTAGCTTATCCATCGAGTGGAGGTTATAGGCCACTCCCAGCGGTTCCCCTGGACCAGGGTCGTAGCCAGTGAGACACATGAGGGAATCAAAGTGCAGATCCGGATCGCTGCGCAGGAATTGGGCCACTACGAGCCAGTGCTCCGGTATAACCCTGATATGGTTAGCCTCTTCTTCAGTGGGGATCAGCGCCTCCGGATGTACACTGGCCACTTTGGCTATAATCTGTGATTGTTCCATATCCAATTGACCTTCAGTGGTCAGGGTACCTTTCTAAGTGGGGTGTCTTCCTTTATTTTTCGCTGCAGCTCCAGTAGTCCCTGCAGGAGGGCTTCAGGACGTGGGGGACAGCCCGGAACATAAACATCTACCGGCACCACCAGGTCAACCCCTTTCAGCACGTGATAGCCGTATTGCCAGTAAGGACCGCCGCTGTTAGCGCAGCTGCCCATAGAGATGACATATTTGGGATTGGCCATCTGCTCATAAAGGCGCTTTACCCGGGTAGCCATTTTCAACGTCACCGTGCCGGCCACGATCATAGTATCAGCCTGTCGGGGTGAGGTTCGGGGCATGGCGCCGAAACGCTCCAGGTCGTGGCGGGGAGCAGCTGCGGCCATCATCTCGATGGCACAGCACGCCAGGCCAAACTGGAAGTACCACTGGGAGCCAGCGCGGGCCCAGTTCAGCAAGCTGTCCAATTGACCGACGATGATATTGTCCTGCCCAAAGCGATTAACCAATAATGAATCC containing:
- a CDS encoding NADH-quinone oxidoreductase subunit C, translated to MEQSQIIAKVASVHPEALIPTEEEANHIRVIPEHWLVVAQFLRSDPDLHFDSLMCLTGYDPGPGEPLGVAYNLHSMDKLHQLEVRIEVPREGGTIPSVAHIWRTADWHEREAYDMFGVIFEGHPDPRRMLLPEDWEGHPLRKDYTTPDYYRGIPVPKDKRGWE
- a CDS encoding NADH-quinone oxidoreductase subunit D; amino-acid sequence: MTVSEARRKNFGVVEAEEMVLNMGPQHPSTHGVLRLKIRTDGEIVSHIEPHIGYLHRCFEKHCENLTYEQVIPFTDRCDYLASMNNNHVYAMAVEKLMGIEVPEKVEYIRVVMAELQRIASHLLALGSFGLDVGGVTPFTYMFRDRERILDLFEYTCGARLLYNYIWIGGVSHDLPPNFAEYATDFLDYFEPKITEYDRILTYNKIFIERAADVGVLPPDVAISYGCTGPMLRGSGVKWDLRRNEPYSIYDHFDFDVITGQGTMGTVGDSWDRYFVRVQEMRECVKIVRQALAQIPAEGDVRAAIPRKIRPPTGEIYFRGENPRGELGYYIISDGSSKPFRVKMRSPAFCNLSVINEIAAGWMLSDLVTILGSIDIVLGEIDR
- a CDS encoding NADH-quinone oxidoreductase subunit B; this translates as MDSLLVNRFGQDNIIVGQLDSLLNWARAGSQWYFQFGLACCAIEMMAAAAPRHDLERFGAMPRTSPRQADTMIVAGTVTLKMATRVKRLYEQMANPKYVISMGSCANSGGPYWQYGYHVLKGVDLVVPVDVYVPGCPPRPEALLQGLLELQRKIKEDTPLRKVP